The following DNA comes from Candidatus Stoquefichus sp. SB1.
TTCCTTTCAAGAATAATACTTTATAGATTATAAGTATTTGCTATGATGTAGATAAGATATTAAAATGAGTACAGGAGGTGATGGAATGGCTGAGGCATCAGACACATACGCGATTCTTTATCAAAATCTCGTTGATGCAGGTTGTGATGAACAAACTATAGAAAACTGTATGATTCTTTATAAAAAAGATAGGAAACAAATGATTCCATTACTATTAAAGCGAAAAGAGTCACTACTTGATACTGTTCATGATAGCCATAAACAGATCGATTGTCTTGATTATTTGATTTATAAACTTAAGAAAAATTCAATTTAGGAGGTACTTGAAATGAATATGAATTTTAATTTTAATAATCCAACAAATATTATTTTTGGAAGTGGATCTTTATCACAATTAGGAAATCAGGAATTACCTGGGAAGAAAGCTCTTTTATTAATTTCCAATGGAAAATCTACCAAAGCGAATGGTTATCTTGATAGAACGATTGAACAATTAAATAATGCTGGAGTGACTTATGTTCTTTTTGATAAGATCATGGAAAATCCATTAAAAGATGTCATTATGGAAGGTGCTGCTTTTGCAAGAGAAAATCAGTGTGACTTTATTGTTGCATTAGGTGGTGGTGCTGTTTTAGATTCATCTTCTGCTATTTCAGCAATGGCAACTAATGATGGAGATTTATGGGATTATCAGATGGAAGGAACAGGTGGAAGAAAACAACTAGGACATCCAGGACTTCCAATTGTATCAATAACAACAACTTCAGGTACAGGTTCAGAAATTAATGGCTTTGGAGTTATTTCTAATCCGGAAACAAATGAAAAAATGGGATTTGGAGGTCATCCAAGTCTAGTGCCTGTTTTAGCAATTGTTGATCCAGAGTTGATGTTAAGTGTCCCAGCACAATATACAGCTTATCAGGGATTTGATGCATTATTCCATAATACTGAAGTCATGATGAGTAAAGGTGTTAACATTTTAAGTGAAACAATTGCATTATCAGCCATTGAAAGTATTTATCAGTATTTACCAATTGCTATAAAAGATGGCAAAAATTTAGAAGCAAGAGAACATGTTGCTTATGCTAGTACAATGGCAGGAATAACAATGCAATTAACTTCAACAACTGCTCAACATTCAATGGAACATTCAATGAGTGCCTATCATCACAATTTACCTCATGGAGCGGGCTTAATTATGATTTCTAAAGAGTTTGCACAATTCTTTATTGAAAAACATGCTTGTGATAAACAGTTTATGAAAATGGCACGGGTTATGGGAATTCCAGATGCTAGTAAACCGGAAGATTTTATAACTGCTTTGACGGTATTGCAAGAAGCATGTGGGGTAGCGGATTTAAAAATGAGTGATTATGGATTTAAAAAAGAAGAGGCAATGACACTTGCCAAAGGAGCACGTTCAATGCAGGGAGGCTTATTCTTAGCAAACCCTTGTGAAATGAGTGATGAAGAATGTGCAGCAATCTTTGAAAAATCATTTCAATAATCAATATTATTAAAAACAGGATATCATATGGAATATATGATATTAAACAATGATGTAAAAATGCTTCTTTTAGGTCTTAGAACATGGAACTAAAATGGAGATGGGATTATATATTAATCGTCATGAATTCTTTATAAAACGAAAATATATTGCAAAGTCATAGTTATGAACAGTTAAACTGTCAATTAATGATTTGTTGAGAATATCAATATATTTGATTTGAAATTAACACAAGAGGAAATTCAATCCATTAATAGAAATACGACATTGTTTCTTTGGATTGAATGCTTTTAGGGAGGTGTCATTATTGAAAGACAAATTAAAATATATGACAATTTTGGGTATTATAGGAATTGTCATTCTTAGTAGTATATATGTTTGTTATCGAGGAAATAGTGCTAATGATTATTCTAGTGCTGATATAAATAAGGAGAA
Coding sequences within:
- a CDS encoding iron-containing alcohol dehydrogenase, with protein sequence MNMNFNFNNPTNIIFGSGSLSQLGNQELPGKKALLLISNGKSTKANGYLDRTIEQLNNAGVTYVLFDKIMENPLKDVIMEGAAFARENQCDFIVALGGGAVLDSSSAISAMATNDGDLWDYQMEGTGGRKQLGHPGLPIVSITTTSGTGSEINGFGVISNPETNEKMGFGGHPSLVPVLAIVDPELMLSVPAQYTAYQGFDALFHNTEVMMSKGVNILSETIALSAIESIYQYLPIAIKDGKNLEAREHVAYASTMAGITMQLTSTTAQHSMEHSMSAYHHNLPHGAGLIMISKEFAQFFIEKHACDKQFMKMARVMGIPDASKPEDFITALTVLQEACGVADLKMSDYGFKKEEAMTLAKGARSMQGGLFLANPCEMSDEECAAIFEKSFQ